The bacterium region CTCTGCCGATTGGGATGATCGCTACACTGATACCCTGCCGTGCCATGCGGAGTGATAACTTCTCGATATGACCGAGCGCACGACCCAATCTGGCCTTCCGTTACAGCCGTTCTATACGACCGCCGATGTGTCCACCGATAGCGCTGACGAAGCCGCGCAAGAACGTCTCAATGACCCGGGAGAATATCCCTTTACGCGCGGCCGACTGGCAAATCCCCGATCCCGGGATTCATGGATCTCGCAGGAATTATCCGGTGAGGGTTCCGCCCGACGTTCCAATGAACAGTTTCACGAACTGATCGAAAAGGGCGCTCGCGGTCTGGATGTGATCGGCGACGCGCCGACAATGTCGGCGATCGATCCCGATCACCCACTGGCGCAGCACGCCGTGGGCAACACCGGGGTTTCAATCTGCCGACTTCGAGACTTCGAGGATCTCTACGCGGATCTGCCATTGAATGAACTGACATTCTCCCACTCTCTGCCACCGGGTGCGTTTGCGATTGCATCCCTCCACCGGGTGGCCAGGCGGCGCGGGTTCGATCCAAGGGAGTTGCGCGGATCGACCATTCTACTGCCCGCATATTGCGAAGACTGCAGCTACCAGATCCACATGCCCTACGATCTGAGAATGCGCCTCGCGCTCGATTCGATCGAGTTCGCCGCACGTGAGATGCCGCGTTTTCACGCATTCCTGGAAGACACCTACTACATCAGCGATGGCGGCCTGAACAGTGTCGAGGAGATGGCGCTCGGCTTCGTTGAAATCCGCGAGATCGTGCGCGCTCTGATTGACCGAGGCATCGACGTCGACTCATTCGCGCCGCGCATCGCCATCCTGGTCAACTGTCGGATGGACCTGTTCGAAGAAGTCGCAAAGATCCGCGCAACCCGACGCATCTTTGCGCGCATGATGCGCGAGGAGTTCGCGGCCAAAGACCCGCGTTCCTGGTCCTGTGCGATCACGGCGCACACCTCTGGCCTTTCGATGACGATGGCCCAACCGGTCAATAATGTCGCGCGCGGTGCTATTCAGGGACTCGCGCTCGCACTAGCCGGTGTACAGGCGGTTGAAATTTCTTGTTTCGACGAGGCCTACCGCACGCCCAGTCACGATTCTCATATGGTCAGTCTTCGCACTCAGCAGATCGTGCAACTCGAAGCCGGTGCCGACCGCGTGGCCGACCCGCTCGGAGGCTCGTACTTCGTTGAATCTCTAACCGATGAACTGGAGCGACGCATCCTCGACATGGTGGCGAAGATCGAGTCAGCGGGCACGTTGAAAGAAGTATCGGAAAGCGGTTGGTTTCGTCAGCTATTTCAGAATGCGATGACCCGCCGCGCGGAGGCGATCCGGAACGGTTCGGAAACCCAGGTCGGGCTGAACGCCTTTTCGATCCCCGAAGACCAGGACAGATTGCTCCGCGACTCCAGCGAGGCAAAGATCGAACCTTGTTGGGACCGCATCGACGAGATTCGAGTTTTCAAAGACAGTCGCGATGCGGGCGCAGTGGCCGAGCAGTTCGCGCGAATCCGAGAGGCCGGCGCGGCGACGGATACCCGGCTCATCGAGCCGATTGCAGATGCGCTCGAAGCCGACCTCACCCAGGGTGAAATTGCCGGAGCGTTACGCCTCGGCGTCGGTGAAGCCTACGATCCGCTGGGCCACATGGAGCCTCCTGTCTGATGACAGCCGACCGGCCGGTGCGAATTCTGCTCGCGATCCTCGGACTCGATCAGCACGAAGCTGGCGCGTTCGCGGTTGCGCGACTGCTGCGCGATGCGGGCATGGAAGTGATCTATCTGGGCCGCTTCGCGACACCGGAATCGGTGGCTGCTGCAGCCCTCGAAGAAGGTGTCGACGTCATCGGGCTGTCGTGCCACTCGTGGGAGTATCTGTACTACCTCGATGAACTATTCGGACTTCTTACCAGCCGTGCACTGAATATCCCCGTCGTGGTTGGGGGGTCGGTACTTTCTCGGGACGACAAGAACGAGATCCAGGCGAAAGGTGTCGCCGCAGCATTCGGCCCCGGGGCCGACGCTGACGAGATCGTGGAGCAGATCCGCAGTCTCGCCAAAGTCCGCCGACACCGGCAGGACGAGGCCCGGCGGCAGGATCAGGCGAGGTAATCGTGGATGACTTCGCCGTCGCCTAGAGTGAATTGATAGTCGGAATAGAACCCACCGGTGACCTTATGGATCGGAATCACCTCGAGCCGATCGGCGGGTGAGGAACCGAACGCGAGTGTCGCTGCGCCTTTGTGAACGTCATGGGTGACGACGTTGGTCAGCGTGGTCGAAGTCAGCTGATCGATATCGGGTGGCGCCGAAAGCGATACGTTTGGAATGAAGCGGTGCGCAATCCACTCCGGAGTGCCGCCCAGGTCCTCCGCCGTGCCGAGTTCGGCGAGGTGCACAGCTGCATCGATGATCGTGCGTCCACCGCGTTCGACGCGGGTGCTGACGACATCGTCTTTCATGTCCAGGCTCAGACGTCCGAACTTCTTCGGGAAACCCCAGATCTCGCGTCCCGCTCCGATGGCCACGTCGCTGTCGAGAACGAGATAGATACTGAAATTGACGAGTCGGCGCTGAAAGGTAGCATGGGTGTAGACGTGCGCTTCGAGGTAGCGGCCGAATCCGGAGCACAGAAACTCGGCGGATGAAACGAACATCTTCGCGTCCCTGTTTGGAGTCAAAGGCGACGGCACCAGTTTTCGCAGGACGCGGGGATCGGTCTGAAACTCGACTGTGATTTGCTTGGCTTCTCGGTACTCAAACGGCGGCTTGCCGTAGAGACCGGATAGCTCAGGCATGCTATAGCCTCGCTTCTTCGGGTGGCTCGCGCGTTTCTTGGCCATGTGACTCTCCCTTCGTTGCACCAGACAGAAAACGACTATCGAGTTCGCCAGAATACCGCCCGCCGTCCAAAGGCGGCCCGCCGCTCGTTACATCGGGTCGCCGACCTTCAACAGCTGCTTGCCAGTGTTCTGGCCTCGGAACAGACGAAGGAAGGTCTCGGGAGCGTTTTCGATTCCCTCCTGGATATCCTCGTGGTGGATGATCTTCCCCTCGCCTACCCATTTGGCCAACTTCGCTGTGGCCTCGGGAAAACGCGCCACGTAGTCGATGATGATGAAACCCTCCATGCGACCGCGTTGAAGCACGAGGTTCATCAGATTGCGGGGTCCGGGCGGTGGGCTCGTCTCGCTGTAGCCAGAGATGCCACCGCAGAGAACGACCCGCGCACCTCTCGCAAGATGGGCCAGGGCCGCTTCGAGGATCGAACCGCCGACATTGTCGAAGTAGACATGGACACCCTCGGGGCAGAGCTCTCTGATGCGTCGCCCTACATCCTCGGCTTTGTAGTCGATCGCGCCGTCCAGACCGAACTCATCCATCAAGAGCGCGCACTTCTCAGGGCCACCCGCGATCCCGACAACGCGACAGCCTTCGAGCTTCGCGATCTGCGCGGCGACCGAGCCGGTCGCCCCGGCGGCGCCTGAGACGAGCACTGTTTCACCGGGCGCGGGCTTGCCGATTTCGAGTAGACCGAAATAGGCCGTCATCCCGGTGATACCCACCACTCCGAGTGGCCAGGTCGACGGGGTCCCATCGGGCACCGGAGCTCCGTGAACGAAACCCTGCCCAGCGACCGCGTACTCCTGCATTCCGAGCAGACCGCTGACGATATCGCCTTCTGCAAACGCGGGGTTCTTCGACTCGACGACCTGCCCTACCGCGCTGCAGCGCATGACCTCACCAATCGATACCGACGGCATATAGCTCTCTCGGTCTTCCATCCATCCGCGCATCGTGGGATCGAAGGAAATGTAGAGATTGCGAACCAGGTACTGACCTTTGGCGAGTTCGGGAATCGGCTCCTGCCTGAACTCGAAATCCAAAGGGCTCACCATACCAACAGGCCGGCGGGCCAGAAGCCACTGACGATTGATGCGTTCGGTCATCGGTAGTTTTCCACTCTCATTGGGGTTTCGTCATCGGGACTTCATCGCCCCGGCCAGAGTGTCTCGGGAAACGCTCGCGGACGCAGTTTCACAGATCGTCGACAAACCTCTGGGTTGCTTGACAATCCGCAGGACGAGACACTAGCCGCGGCATTTTTGCGTGAGTTCTTCTACGAGCCGAATAACCTGCGCGGCTGTTTCTTCCATGAAACGGGTGAGTCGACGCGATGCGCCGTTCTCATCCCCTTCACCGACGAGCGCACCAGCTTCTCTCTCCGCCAGGTTTCGCTCCAGTTCCAGGTTCGCCTCAAAAGGCTTCCACGTGTCGCGCAAAAAGGGAATATTGCGTTCGAGGTTCTTCGCCGCCGCGAGTTCGAGCCCTTGAAACTTCAGCCACATCGAAACTCCAGCGGCTTCATCCTCTTCGGCTCCGCGGGCCATTGACGCGGGCAGCGTCCCATCGATATAGACGGGAAGGAAGACGCCACTACAGGGGATTCCGAAGGAGATCCACACCGGCCAAGGCCGTGAACGGTCTTGGGGCAGTAGGGCAACCATGCTGGCGGTGGTCTGTCCCGGCGGATCGTTATGCATGCAGAGTGTGAAGAACTCCTCATCTTCGCTTGTGGCGTCGGCCGAAGGTATGGCTGAACCATCACCGTGATCTCGCAGAATTCGCTGGATGTCAGCGACGTCGAGTCCACCCTTCGCCTCGTGTAGAAGTTCCCGAGATCGCCGCAAGCGACCCTCTGACAGACGTGCTGGAACGTGCGGGTTGCGCAGGGCGCGTTCCAGATGCACCGGACCCACTTCGCTCCAGAAGCCTTCGCCGCGGACATAGCTATCCAAGTCCTTGGAGCAGCGATCCCAGTCGGAGCCCGTGCAGATGTGGTTCGACAGCGAATCGAGTTCGACCTGTCGCGCGACCCAGTGCCGGCCCGAAGTTTCCACAAAGATCGCTCCGTTCGGATCGGCGATACTGAAGCTGTTGTGATAGCCGCCCCCGCCCGGCGCGAATCCCGGCCCGCCCTGGCCATGGGCTTCGAGCAGACTCGTGAGACAGTCGAGTGCTTCGTTGCGATCACCGCTGCGCTCGAGCGCGAGACGCACGAGATCCATGCCGATCAACCCAGGAGTTTCTTCGACTTCCTGGTGTGAAAACACCGACTGATTGCCGATCGCGACTCCATGCTCGTTCACACCGTGCTCGAATCCCCAGACCCACCAGGGCGAATGGCCCATCACCCTGTAGGTCTCGGGTACCTGTGGAATCGAAATATGGGTACAGCGAAGTTCGGCGCCTTGCAGATGTTCTGCTCTGGAAAACTGGACAAAGGGCTGGATCTCACCCGCTTTGCGATCACTGTTCTTGCCGAAGAGTGTCAGTCTGCTCTTCGTATTTGCTCCGCTGGCCACGACTGAATCACACATGGGCCGAGAGTATCACGCCAGACTCTGCACTTGCGGGGATATCGAGATCCAGGTTCGCCCGTGATCGTGCGTGATAGGATGAATTCACATCCGCGACACATGATCCCTGCAACACATGGATTGGAAACAACGAGATGTTGCCCGACGGTTTTTCCGAACTCGACTTCGACGAATACCACCAGGTCGAACTCCCGAGGCTTCTGGCTGAAGGCAACGGGGCACTAGCGTTCGCAGAAGTAAAGCGTCGCGGCTCACTCGCCTTCCGTATCGCCGGCGGCAGCGCGTACACCTACACGACCGGCTCCAACGGAATCGACATCCTGCCCGGTGACGAGACCGCTCGAACCGTTCTCGAACTGAGCCATGAAGCCTGGCAGGAAATCGTTCACGAGATTCAGACCGCGCCTGGACTGTTGTATCGCGGAGAAATCAATTGCCTTCGAGGCAAGGCGATCCGCCTGGTGGTCTGGGAACCCGCTCTACGCGCGATCTACAACGGCCGCCCGATCTTCAATCCAGAAGAGTTCGAACTGACCGACCGTCACGGCGCCCCCCTCGATCCCGCGACTGCATTCACGCTCGATGACGATCGCACCGACATGACGCACTTCCTGCGCAATGCGGGCTACCTGGTCGTCAAACGGGTCTTCTCCGCACAAGAAGTCAGTCTCTTTCAGGAGCAAGCTGAAGAACTCCGGCGCACAGCAGTTCAGGGGGACCGGAAATCCTGGTGGGGCAAGAACGCGGCGGGAGATTCCGTGCTGTGTCGCGTGACCAACGCCGGAAGGGCCGACTCCTTCAGAGGCCTCTATCGGGACCCCCGCATCACGGGCCTGATCGATCTGTCCGACACCAAGCTCGAATCGCGCGGAGAAAAGGCCGGCGACGACTGCGCGACGGTGATCTTCAAGAACCCGGACATGGCGGAAGGACTCTCCAACCTGCCCTGGCATCGCGATTGCGGCATGGGAGGACACGCCTTGAACTGTCCCCTCATCATCACGTCGACTTTCGTGCAACCCCTGAACGAACAGACCGGCGAATTGAGAATGCTTCCGGGTTCACAGAATGGCTCCTGCGTTCCGATCGATGCCGACGATCCGAAGGCTCCCAGAGGCGTCGCGATCGCTGCCGAACCGGGTGACGTTTCGCTGCACTACGGCGATTGCATGCACGCGGCTCCTACGCCGCGGGGCCACGGTCCGGGCACCTACCGCATCAGCGCTCTCACCTCTTTCATCCGGGAGGGAGCGCGTTCGAACCCTCGTAAAGGTGCCTACAACGACGTCCTGCTGGGCCGCGACGACGGTCAGGTCGAACATCTCTCGGATGTAGCAGCTCAAGAAGCGCGCCAGGCCGAGTCGGGCTGAAGCAAGGGGGGTCGGGAGTCACCTGACAATCGCTCTATTCCATCTCCGCTGGAAGCTGTATCGCGCCGGATTCATCCTCTTCGAGCTCAACCTCCAACTGCTTCTCTCTGCGCCTTTCTGCGCGTTCGCGCTCCATCTGAGCTGCAAGCGCGTCGCGAAACTCCTCACCGAGTTCGTCCAGACGATTCTCGAGCAGCCGTCTCCGCCGTTCGAGCAACCGGCTGGTCAGGCGTTGACGTCCCGCCCCGGACAAGAGGTGCACATCAATCGTCTGCATCGCTTCGAGACCATCGCTCGAAAGAGCGCGAACATCGACCTGATTCACTCCCTCGGTCAATTCGACGACGCCAGAGAAACTCCCGTCGGCAGCCAGGTGAGTAAACTCGGCGGGAACGTGATTGGTGCGGTTCACGATCTCGATCTCGGCGATCTCGGCCAGGCGAATGTCACTGAAGGTCGCAACCAGGTCGCGGGGATGCCGTACGGCCGTGTAGGTTCCGCCTGTGAGGTGAGCCAAAGCCTCCAGGACTTCGGGTTGCTCCGTCGATTCCGGACTGATACCGAAGGCGTGCAGGCGAACGGTCTCGAGAGCTGCGCGCTCCGCGGCCTCGAGCGCACGACGAGCATTCTCACTTGGACGGTTCGGCACCGGGAGAGTTGGCTGTCCGTCAGTCATGAAGAGAACGACCCTGCGGCTGCGATACTCGGGGTCGCTCGATCGTCGGCTAAAGGTCGACAGCTCGGCAACGGCAACATCTATCGCATTCGGAATATTCGTCATGCCCGCTGAACCCATTTCGAGCAGGCGGTCGAGCGCGTCCTCCACTTGTGCGTAGTCATCGGTCAACGGAACGACCGTGAAGGCATCCGGTTCTTCACTGTAGTCGTCTCCTGCGAACGCAACGATGCCGACACGCGAGGTATCGGGTTCGAGTTGCGAAAGCAGCGTGCGGGCTGCGGCGACCTCGGCGGCCAGTATGCTGTCGCCGAGGTCATCACTTTCCAGCGAGATGAAGCGCGGCAGAAACGGCAGCCATTGCGCAAAGGGCATCCGGCCCAGCCGTCCATCTCCATCGACGTCCGCACCCGATGGTGCGCGGGTACTGGCCGAGGTGTCGATGACGATCAGGACTTCGAACGCCTGCAGCCAGCTCGACGGATTGCCATCCGCCAGACGTAGAGCGCGCCCGGAGACGAAGGCGAGCGCCTGGTCACTATCGATCTTCGCCCCACTCTCCGGCGTTTCGACCACGAGCCTCAAACTCGGATCCGCAGAGATTAAGCCGGGATTAAGAATACATGAAGCCGCACCTGCCAGAAAACAGATCAGCAACACCGAGGGTGGATATGGACATCTGCGACGAGACACGACAACAGGATACTAGATCGCCGAAAGCACCGCGGCCATCTGAATGAGCCTCTTCCGCTGAGTCGAAGCGGCTACACAATCTTGAGGCGTGAGTGACATCACGAGTTCATTCCGGATTTCGACGAAGCGACAGTGACGGTGGTCACGTCGACGACTGGCGAGTTTTCGGTAGTTTGACTCAGATGGTGGTGAGAATGGACGCGGACTCGATCGAAGCCCCGGCCCGTGCGGGGGCTGGTTCGCGAATCCTGATAGCTCTCTGCTTCGCCCTGCTCGCGTTTGCGTGGTGGGTACGAGATGAGCGCTACGTACAGGCCGAGGCCGGTCTCGGCTATGCACTCGGTGTTCTGGGTGCGTCCATGATGCTGCTCCTTCTGCTCTACTCGGTGCGCAAGCGGGCGCGCTGGTTGAGTTCTGCCGGCCCACTTCGAACCTGGTTCCGCATCCACATGTGGCTCGGTCTCGCGGGTCCGCTGCTCATCATCTTGCACAGTGGGTTCAAGTTCGGGTCACTCAATAGTTCGATCGCGCTTCTGGCCATGCTCCTGGTCGCGGGTAGCGGTGTCGTCGGTCGCGTGATCTACGCGAAGATCCACTACGGCCTATACGGGCGCCGCCTGCACCTGCGAGAGAAACTGGCGGAGTTCACGGAGGCGAACGGCAAGCTGCGCCCACTTTTGGACGCGTTTCCGGAAGTCATGGGACCGCTGCGAGAATTCGAGCGGGAGTTCAGCAGTTCGCCTCCCGGCGCATCCGCAGCGGGTCTTCAATTGGCCAGACTGGGCCCCGCTTCGCGCCGCACGCGCGAACGATGCGATCGGCTGCTCGAAGCCCCACTCGGAGAAGAGCGAGCGGCCGCTCGCGAGTATCTGCGTCTCGCGGGCCGCGTCGGTGAGTTTGCCTGCTATGAGCGCTTGTTTCGGCTCTGGCATGCCGTGCACGTCCCATTGTTCGTAACCACCATCCTCTCGCTAGCGATCCATGTCGTCGCCGTCCACATGTATTAGGCGCCTGGGCAGTGCGTACCTGGTCGCGGTCTTGTGGCTGTACGCTCCGGCAGTGGCCGCTCAGAACTGGGAACGCCTGATCATGCCGGGTCCGGTGATCGAAGCCCACGCAGAGTTCGAAGGTGAATGCAGCCAATGCCATCGACCCTTTCGCAAACTCGAGCAGCGAGAACTCTGCCTGGACTGTCACGATCACGCTCCCATCGCGGACGACATCAATGCCCTTGCGGGATTCCACGGCGGCGCCACAGTTCGCTCGGTAGAGTGCAGCCGCTGTCATACCGAGCACATCGGCCGCGAAGCAGACGTCGTCGGACTCGACCCGAGCAGTTTCGACCATTCACTCACAGACTACGCACTTCGCGGCCGACACCGGACTGCTTCCTGCGCGAAATGTCACGAGACGGGTCGGCCTCACCGGGAAGCACCCGCGAAATGCTCCGATTGCCACGGAGAAGACGATCCGCATCGCGGGGCACTCGGAGAGACCTGCGCCGATTGCCACGACGAGTCGAGTTGGAGAAAGGCCGAATTCGAGCATTCGAAGACCGAGTTCCCTCTGATCGGTCGTCACGCCAAGGTGCCCTGTGTCTCCTGTCACCCTGATGAGCACTATTCCCCGACGCCAACGGACTGCATTTCGTGTCACGACGGCGTTCACGACCCGCACGCTGGACGTTACGGCCGGGACTGCCGAACCTGCCACACGGCCCATGGCTGGGATCGAATCGAGTTTCAGCACGACAAAGATACCGACTTCGCACTGCGCGGAAGCCACCGTTCCCTCGCATGTGATTCGTGTCACACCGGCCCTTCAATTCAAGACAAGCTGGAACGAAGCTGCGCCACATGCCACCGGGCCGATGATCAACACAAAGGACGCTTTGGCGAGAACTGTGTCGAGTGTCACAGCGAGAAATCGTGGAAGGACGAAAAGTTTGATCACGGACAGACGGTATTCCCCCTGCACGGAGCCCACCGCTCCGTCAGTTGCTTGCGATGCCATACGGGCGTCCTCGAAAAGGCGGAAGTCACCCGGACCTGCCAGAACTGTCATCCCGGAGACGATGTGCACGCAGGCCAGCAGGGAGAGAGTTGTGAGCAATGCCACAACGCGGAAGGTTGGACGAAACGTGTCTTTTTCGAACACGACCTGACCCGGTTTCCGCTGCTCGGAGTCCACGCCGCAGCCGCCTGCGAGGAGTGCCATACGAACTCCCGCTTCCAGGATACTTCGACGAGTTGCCAGGAATGCCACGCATCTCATGACTTCCACAAGGGCACCATGGGCTCCGAGTGCTCACACTGCCACAACCCCAATGGATGGAACTTCTGGACTTTCGACCATGCGCAGCAGACGGATTTCGCACTGGACGGTGCGCACGAAGGCCGACTCTGCCACGACTGCCACACGACCAGGGTCCAGGGCAAGCTCTCGCGTTCTTCTTCTTGCAATAGCTGTCACCGAGACGACGATATTCACCTGAGCCGCTTCGGCATCGATTGCGCTCGCTGTCACACCAATGAGCGTTGGAACGTCATCCGGAGAATTCGGTGAAGTTCGTCTCGCTGACGCTGACGTGCCTGATCTGGACCCTCTCTGCATTCGCTCAAGAGCGTACCGCCAGCGACTTCGACCACTTTCGAACTCAGTTCCCGCTCACAGGTGTACACGAGCGCGTGCCGTGCGAGTCCTGTCACGTGAGGGGAGTCTTCGAAGGCACACCCACGAATTGTGCTGTTTGCCACGGCACGGCCAGCGAATTGGCCACTACGCGCAAGACCGTCTCTCACGTCCCCACGAATCGCGGCTGTGAGGACTGCCATCGCACAATGGCCTGGAGCGACGCCCGTTTCGATCACGGCGGAATCAGCGCGAGTTGCGCGAAATGCCACAACGGGATCTTCGCAAAGGCCAAGGGCCCGACCCACGTCGAGAGCTCTGAAGCGTGTGAGACTTGCCACGGAACGCTGAGTTTCGCGGTTGGCCGCTTCGACCACGCCGGCACCAGTGGCAGCTGCTCGAGTTGTCACAATGGAGTCAATGCGGGAGGGAAATCGCCAGGGCATGTTCAGAGTTCGAGCAACTGCCAGGACTGCCATACAACGGCCGCCTGGACCGGCGGAAGTTTCGACCACAGCGGCACGAGCACGGGTTGCTTGAACTGCCATGACGGAGTCGTGGCGACCGGCAAATCCGCCACGCACATTCCGACCGGAAATGACTGCGAGAGTTGCCACACCACCGCCTCCTGGACAGCCGAAGGCTTCGACCACACAGGTGTCACGACCGGATGTGCCACCTGCCACGAAGGAACTCTTGCAACAGGCAAGTCCCCAAGCCACCTACCAAGCGGAAACGACTGCGAGAGCTGCCACACGACGGCCGCATGGACGGGCGGCAGCTTCTCCCACAGCGGAATCACCAACGGTTGCAGCAGTTGCCACGATGGCATCCAGGGAACGGGCAAGTCCCCAAGCCACCTACCAAGCGGAAATGACTGCGAGAGCTGCCACACGACGGCCGCATGGACAGGCGGCAGCTTCTCCCACAGCGGAATCACCAACGGTTGCAGCAGTTGCCACGATGGCATCCAGGGAACAGGCAAGTCTGCAAACCACATTCCGAGTGGAAATGACTGCGAGAGCTGCCACACGACGGCTGCATGGACGGGCGGCAGCTTCTCCCACAGCGGAATCACCAACGGTTGCAGCAGTTGCCACGACGGCATCCAGGGAACGGGCAAGTCTGCAAACCACATTCCGAGTGGAAATGACTGCGAGAGTTGCCACACGACGGCTGCATGGACGGGCGGTAGTTTCTCTCACAGCGGAATCACCAACGGTTGCAGCAGTTGTCACAATGGCATCCAGGGAACAGGCAAGTCTGCAAACCACATTCCGAGCGGAAATGACTGCGAGAGTTGCCACACGACGGCCGCATGGAACGGCGGAAGTTTTGATCACACAGGCAACACGCTCAGCTGCAATAACTGCCACAACGGTATTCAAGCCACTGGGAAGACGAATAGTCACATTACCAGTTCGAATGCCTGCCAGGATTGCCACAGCACCAGCTCGTGGATCGTGGGCAACTTCAGCCATGCCGGGATCACGAGTGATTGCACCAGCTGCCACAACGGCAGCCAGGCCGCAGGCAAGACTCCTACGCATATCCAGAGTTCCAATACCTGCGAGGATTGCCACAATACGGCGTCCTGGATTCCCGCTGGTTTCAGCCACGCAGGCATCACGAGTGGTTGCACTACTTGCCACAACGGCGTGCAAGCCGCGGGCAAGACGCCTACGCATATCCAGACTTCGAACACCTGCGAGCAATGCCACACGACCTCGGCGTGGCTCCCCGCCGTATTCAGCCACGCGGGCATCACGAGCGGTTGCACCACTTGCCACAACGGCGTACAAGCCGCGGGCAAGACGCCTACGCATATCCAGACTTCGAACACCTGCGAGCAATGCCACACGACCTCGGCGTGGCTCC contains the following coding sequences:
- a CDS encoding methylmalonyl-CoA mutase; protein product: MTADRPVRILLAILGLDQHEAGAFAVARLLRDAGMEVIYLGRFATPESVAAAALEEGVDVIGLSCHSWEYLYYLDELFGLLTSRALNIPVVVGGSVLSRDDKNEIQAKGVAAAFGPGADADEIVEQIRSLAKVRRHRQDEARRQDQAR
- a CDS encoding acetoacetate decarboxylase family protein, translating into MAKKRASHPKKRGYSMPELSGLYGKPPFEYREAKQITVEFQTDPRVLRKLVPSPLTPNRDAKMFVSSAEFLCSGFGRYLEAHVYTHATFQRRLVNFSIYLVLDSDVAIGAGREIWGFPKKFGRLSLDMKDDVVSTRVERGGRTIIDAAVHLAELGTAEDLGGTPEWIAHRFIPNVSLSAPPDIDQLTSTTLTNVVTHDVHKGAATLAFGSSPADRLEVIPIHKVTGGFYSDYQFTLGDGEVIHDYLA
- a CDS encoding NADP-dependent oxidoreductase translates to MTERINRQWLLARRPVGMVSPLDFEFRQEPIPELAKGQYLVRNLYISFDPTMRGWMEDRESYMPSVSIGEVMRCSAVGQVVESKNPAFAEGDIVSGLLGMQEYAVAGQGFVHGAPVPDGTPSTWPLGVVGITGMTAYFGLLEIGKPAPGETVLVSGAAGATGSVAAQIAKLEGCRVVGIAGGPEKCALLMDEFGLDGAIDYKAEDVGRRIRELCPEGVHVYFDNVGGSILEAALAHLARGARVVLCGGISGYSETSPPPGPRNLMNLVLQRGRMEGFIIIDYVARFPEATAKLAKWVGEGKIIHHEDIQEGIENAPETFLRLFRGQNTGKQLLKVGDPM
- a CDS encoding phytanoyl-CoA dioxygenase family protein encodes the protein MLPDGFSELDFDEYHQVELPRLLAEGNGALAFAEVKRRGSLAFRIAGGSAYTYTTGSNGIDILPGDETARTVLELSHEAWQEIVHEIQTAPGLLYRGEINCLRGKAIRLVVWEPALRAIYNGRPIFNPEEFELTDRHGAPLDPATAFTLDDDRTDMTHFLRNAGYLVVKRVFSAQEVSLFQEQAEELRRTAVQGDRKSWWGKNAAGDSVLCRVTNAGRADSFRGLYRDPRITGLIDLSDTKLESRGEKAGDDCATVIFKNPDMAEGLSNLPWHRDCGMGGHALNCPLIITSTFVQPLNEQTGELRMLPGSQNGSCVPIDADDPKAPRGVAIAAEPGDVSLHYGDCMHAAPTPRGHGPGTYRISALTSFIREGARSNPRKGAYNDVLLGRDDGQVEHLSDVAAQEARQAESG
- a CDS encoding VWA domain-containing protein; protein product: MRLVVETPESGAKIDSDQALAFVSGRALRLADGNPSSWLQAFEVLIVIDTSASTRAPSGADVDGDGRLGRMPFAQWLPFLPRFISLESDDLGDSILAAEVAAARTLLSQLEPDTSRVGIVAFAGDDYSEEPDAFTVVPLTDDYAQVEDALDRLLEMGSAGMTNIPNAIDVAVAELSTFSRRSSDPEYRSRRVVLFMTDGQPTLPVPNRPSENARRALEAAERAALETVRLHAFGISPESTEQPEVLEALAHLTGGTYTAVRHPRDLVATFSDIRLAEIAEIEIVNRTNHVPAEFTHLAADGSFSGVVELTEGVNQVDVRALSSDGLEAMQTIDVHLLSGAGRQRLTSRLLERRRRLLENRLDELGEEFRDALAAQMERERAERRREKQLEVELEEDESGAIQLPAEME
- a CDS encoding cytochrome C → MSSPSTCIRRLGSAYLVAVLWLYAPAVAAQNWERLIMPGPVIEAHAEFEGECSQCHRPFRKLEQRELCLDCHDHAPIADDINALAGFHGGATVRSVECSRCHTEHIGREADVVGLDPSSFDHSLTDYALRGRHRTASCAKCHETGRPHREAPAKCSDCHGEDDPHRGALGETCADCHDESSWRKAEFEHSKTEFPLIGRHAKVPCVSCHPDEHYSPTPTDCISCHDGVHDPHAGRYGRDCRTCHTAHGWDRIEFQHDKDTDFALRGSHRSLACDSCHTGPSIQDKLERSCATCHRADDQHKGRFGENCVECHSEKSWKDEKFDHGQTVFPLHGAHRSVSCLRCHTGVLEKAEVTRTCQNCHPGDDVHAGQQGESCEQCHNAEGWTKRVFFEHDLTRFPLLGVHAAAACEECHTNSRFQDTSTSCQECHASHDFHKGTMGSECSHCHNPNGWNFWTFDHAQQTDFALDGAHEGRLCHDCHTTRVQGKLSRSSSCNSCHRDDDIHLSRFGIDCARCHTNERWNVIRRIR
- a CDS encoding cytochrome C; its protein translation is MKFVSLTLTCLIWTLSAFAQERTASDFDHFRTQFPLTGVHERVPCESCHVRGVFEGTPTNCAVCHGTASELATTRKTVSHVPTNRGCEDCHRTMAWSDARFDHGGISASCAKCHNGIFAKAKGPTHVESSEACETCHGTLSFAVGRFDHAGTSGSCSSCHNGVNAGGKSPGHVQSSSNCQDCHTTAAWTGGSFDHSGTSTGCLNCHDGVVATGKSATHIPTGNDCESCHTTASWTAEGFDHTGVTTGCATCHEGTLATGKSPSHLPSGNDCESCHTTAAWTGGSFSHSGITNGCSSCHDGIQGTGKSPSHLPSGNDCESCHTTAAWTGGSFSHSGITNGCSSCHDGIQGTGKSANHIPSGNDCESCHTTAAWTGGSFSHSGITNGCSSCHDGIQGTGKSANHIPSGNDCESCHTTAAWTGGSFSHSGITNGCSSCHNGIQGTGKSANHIPSGNDCESCHTTAAWNGGSFDHTGNTLSCNNCHNGIQATGKTNSHITSSNACQDCHSTSSWIVGNFSHAGITSDCTSCHNGSQAAGKTPTHIQSSNTCEDCHNTASWIPAGFSHAGITSGCTTCHNGVQAAGKTPTHIQTSNTCEQCHTTSAWLPAVFSHAGITSGCTTCHNGVQAAGKTPTHIQTSNTCEQCHTTSAWLPAAFSHAGITSGCTTCHNGVQAPGKTPTHIQSTNSCQDCHGTQAWIPASFSHSGVTSGCSSCHNGVQATGKTPTHIQTSNTCEQCHTTSAWLPAAFSHAGITSGCTTC